One genomic region from Candidatus Methylomirabilota bacterium encodes:
- a CDS encoding branched-chain amino acid ABC transporter permease, translated as MALPWDLLLVQIVNGIVSGMILALVASGLTLIFGIMDVVNFAHGDLFMLGAYVGVTTLAASGSFWLALVVASVTIALLGAALQVVALRPLLGRDPLTTILATFGISLVLQNYALWQYGPVARKIQEPFTGHFKLFYLEYPWYRIVIALCSAAIIGALWLFMKYGRYGIWIRATTQDRIMAAAMGIPVPLVHTGVFAIGAAMAAASGVLFGPLVGVNHAMGLDVILRAFIVVVVGGMGNLGGSILAAIFISLLEAFASIWVSPAQAVIVSFVVLILTLLVRPTGLFVPTPK; from the coding sequence GTGGCGCTTCCCTGGGACCTCCTCCTCGTCCAGATCGTCAACGGCATCGTCAGCGGGATGATCCTGGCCCTGGTGGCCTCGGGGCTCACGCTGATCTTCGGCATCATGGACGTGGTGAACTTCGCCCACGGCGATCTCTTCATGCTCGGCGCCTATGTGGGCGTGACCACGCTGGCCGCCTCCGGCAGCTTCTGGCTGGCTCTGGTGGTGGCCTCGGTCACCATCGCCCTGCTCGGGGCCGCGCTTCAGGTGGTCGCCCTGCGCCCGCTGCTCGGGCGGGATCCCCTGACGACGATCCTGGCCACCTTCGGCATCTCCCTGGTCCTCCAGAACTACGCGCTGTGGCAGTACGGCCCGGTGGCCCGCAAGATCCAGGAGCCGTTCACGGGGCACTTCAAGCTCTTCTACCTGGAATACCCCTGGTACCGGATCGTGATCGCGCTCTGCTCGGCGGCCATCATCGGTGCCTTGTGGCTCTTCATGAAGTACGGCCGGTACGGGATCTGGATCCGGGCCACCACCCAGGACCGGATCATGGCCGCCGCCATGGGCATCCCGGTGCCCCTCGTCCACACCGGGGTGTTCGCCATCGGCGCCGCCATGGCCGCCGCCAGCGGCGTCCTGTTCGGCCCCCTGGTGGGCGTGAATCACGCCATGGGGCTCGACGTGATCCTCCGCGCCTTCATCGTGGTGGTGGTGGGGGGCATGGGGAACCTGGGCGGCTCGATCCTGGCGGCGATCTTCATCAGCCTGCTGGAGGCCTTCGCCTCGATCTGGGTGAGCCCGGCCCAGGCGGTGATCGTCTCCTTCGTGGTCCTGATCCTCACGCTCCTGGTGCGCCCCACCGGCCTGTTCGTGCCCACGCCCAAGTGA
- a CDS encoding ABC transporter ATP-binding protein, producing MMLTLDGVHTYYGKSHVLHGVSIDVGPGEVVGLLGRNGVGKSTTLKTIMGLASPSAGRITFEGRDIAGLAPHRVARLGIGYVPEDRRVFRLLTVMENLRTGLDRPDVGPERRRGLLEKVYQSFPVLRERRNQAGGTLSGGEQQMLAIARAMMLEPKIILLDEPTEGLMPRMVAAIREIIEVLHGDRVAILLVEQNVPLILDVADRVYIMEKGVVRHHGPAAELRRDRTVIHQYLGV from the coding sequence CTGATGCTCACCCTCGACGGCGTCCACACCTACTACGGAAAGTCCCACGTCCTCCACGGGGTGTCGATCGACGTCGGCCCCGGTGAGGTGGTGGGGCTGCTGGGCCGCAACGGGGTGGGGAAGAGCACGACGCTCAAGACGATCATGGGCCTGGCCTCCCCCTCGGCGGGCCGCATCACGTTCGAGGGCCGCGACATCGCCGGCCTGGCCCCGCACCGGGTGGCCCGGTTGGGCATCGGCTATGTCCCGGAAGACCGCCGCGTCTTCCGGCTCCTCACCGTGATGGAGAACCTGCGTACCGGCCTGGATCGCCCGGATGTCGGTCCGGAGCGGCGCCGGGGCCTGCTCGAGAAGGTCTACCAGAGCTTCCCGGTTCTCCGGGAGCGCCGGAACCAGGCGGGGGGGACGCTCTCCGGCGGCGAGCAGCAGATGCTGGCCATCGCCCGGGCCATGATGCTGGAGCCGAAGATCATCCTGCTCGACGAGCCCACCGAGGGCCTGATGCCTCGCATGGTAGCCGCCATCCGGGAGATCATCGAGGTGCTCCACGGGGACCGGGTGGCGATTCTCCTGGTCGAGCAGAACGTGCCGCTCATCCTGGACGTCGCCGATCGCGTCTACATCATGGAGAAGGGCGTGGTGCGGCACCACGGGCCGGCCGCCGAGCTGCGACGCGACCGGACGGTGATCCACCAGTACCTCGGGGTCTGA
- a CDS encoding ABC transporter ATP-binding protein, with translation MRFGGLSALNQVSLAVPPGEIRAIIGPNGAGKSTFFNCVTGVLRPTGGRILFAGQDITGLPPHQISRKAIARSYQITNILPGATVLENVRVAAQSRHHGWNLLRHHRAYADVLVRARAVLAAVGLGDKEDELAVNLSHGEQRHLEIGIALATEPKLLCLDEPTAGMSVAETRATVELIRRIAADLTILIVEHDMEVVMGLARTITVLHYGEVLAEGTPAEIQANPRVQEVYLKT, from the coding sequence ATGCGATTCGGGGGGCTGAGCGCCCTCAACCAGGTCTCCCTGGCGGTGCCGCCGGGCGAGATCCGCGCCATCATCGGTCCCAACGGGGCCGGCAAGTCGACCTTCTTCAACTGCGTGACGGGCGTGCTTCGGCCGACCGGCGGGCGCATCCTCTTCGCCGGCCAGGACATCACGGGGCTGCCCCCGCACCAGATCTCCCGGAAGGCCATCGCGCGCTCGTATCAGATCACGAACATCCTGCCGGGGGCGACCGTGCTGGAGAACGTGCGCGTCGCCGCCCAGTCCCGACACCACGGCTGGAATCTCCTGCGCCACCATCGGGCCTACGCGGACGTGCTGGTCAGGGCGCGCGCCGTCCTGGCCGCGGTCGGTCTCGGGGACAAGGAGGACGAGCTGGCGGTCAACCTGTCCCACGGGGAGCAGCGTCACCTCGAGATCGGCATCGCGCTGGCCACCGAGCCGAAGCTGCTCTGTCTCGACGAGCCGACGGCGGGCATGTCGGTGGCCGAGACCCGGGCCACGGTCGAGCTCATCCGGCGCATCGCCGCCGACCTCACCATCCTCATCGTGGAGCACGACATGGAGGTCGTGATGGGCCTGGCCCGGACCATCACCGTGCTCCACTACGGCGAGGTCCTGGCCGAGGGCACTCCCGCCGAGATCCAGGCCAACCCCCGCGTGCAGGAGGTCTACCTCAAGACCTGA
- a CDS encoding ABC transporter substrate-binding protein, with translation MAERWHDEPWTKDLWWSGKTTRRRFLGVSAAAAGALGATLLVPPPWREAFGQAKPYKIGTMQPLSGAAAAGGKTALVGTQMAVDRINKSGGIGGRPIELVIADYESKPDVGRRKAEKLLVEDKIDAHEGGFLSNVCLACMPVFEEHKIVNMIGVCLDTTMTTSKCSRYTFRPFDYAPAQAVAFAPYLVGKMGKRWHIAFADYAWGQSTRDAYADQIKKAGGEVVATTGIPLGTADMTPFLSKITGSFDGLLGIFFGKDGVTIGNQAFDLGLTRKYKWAGDGAIAESTNLPALGNKIEGFVGINRYVPVLDAPLNTSSHKQFFEDAVARLRQIDPSGPLPDRYVQSNFEAMNALKLGIQKSGFRGREDTMKLIEALEGLEMKEGDDFPQGDKTLRKEDHQAFLREFIFDIKGGKHHIVEVVPKEKTIFPPACKFA, from the coding sequence ATGGCAGAACGCTGGCACGACGAACCCTGGACCAAGGACCTGTGGTGGAGCGGCAAGACGACCCGGCGGCGCTTCCTCGGCGTCTCGGCCGCGGCGGCCGGCGCTCTCGGCGCCACCCTGCTGGTGCCCCCGCCCTGGCGCGAGGCCTTCGGCCAGGCCAAGCCCTACAAGATCGGGACGATGCAGCCCCTGTCGGGCGCGGCGGCGGCCGGCGGCAAGACGGCCCTGGTCGGCACCCAGATGGCCGTGGACCGCATCAACAAGAGCGGCGGCATCGGCGGGCGTCCGATCGAGCTCGTCATCGCCGACTACGAGTCCAAGCCCGACGTGGGTCGCCGCAAGGCCGAGAAGCTCCTGGTGGAGGACAAGATCGACGCCCACGAGGGCGGGTTCCTCTCCAACGTGTGCCTGGCCTGCATGCCGGTGTTCGAGGAGCACAAGATCGTCAACATGATCGGCGTGTGCCTGGACACGACCATGACCACGTCCAAGTGCAGCCGGTACACCTTCCGGCCCTTCGACTACGCGCCGGCCCAGGCGGTGGCCTTCGCCCCGTACCTGGTGGGGAAGATGGGCAAGCGCTGGCACATCGCCTTCGCCGACTATGCGTGGGGGCAGTCCACGCGCGACGCCTACGCCGACCAGATCAAGAAGGCCGGGGGCGAGGTCGTGGCGACGACCGGCATCCCGCTGGGGACGGCTGACATGACGCCGTTCCTCTCGAAGATCACCGGCAGCTTCGACGGGTTGCTCGGGATCTTCTTCGGCAAGGATGGCGTGACCATCGGCAACCAGGCCTTCGATCTCGGCCTCACCAGGAAGTACAAGTGGGCCGGCGACGGCGCCATCGCCGAGTCCACGAACCTGCCGGCCCTCGGCAACAAGATCGAAGGCTTCGTGGGCATCAACCGCTACGTCCCGGTCCTCGATGCCCCGCTCAACACCTCCTCGCACAAGCAGTTCTTCGAGGATGCGGTGGCGCGGCTCCGGCAGATCGACCCCTCGGGACCGCTGCCCGACCGTTACGTGCAATCCAACTTCGAGGCCATGAACGCCCTGAAGCTCGGCATCCAGAAGTCCGGCTTCCGCGGGCGCGAGGACACCATGAAGCTCATCGAGGCGCTGGAAGGCCTCGAGATGAAGGAAGGCGACGACTTCCCGCAGGGCGACAAGACCCTCCGCAAGGAAGACCACCAGGCGTTCCTCCGCGAGTTCATCTTCGACATCAAGGGCGGCAAGCACCACATCGTGGAGGTCGTCCCCAAGGAAAAGACGATCTTTCCGCCGGCGTGCAAGTTCGCCTAG
- a CDS encoding ABC transporter substrate-binding protein codes for MSRAARLILASLAVGLLAAPLAAPIAATSPPGGKLPTIGVLRPGLPLDPYLQFFRQGLRDLGYVEGRTIAIEYRWAHQRVDQLPSLAADLVQRRVDLIMVAGTTATRAVQRATGTVPIVMAAVGDPVASRFVVSLARPGGNITGVTLFQPGLGGKRLTLLKQAVPSITQVAVLRNPSSTSESTPLWTETRAAAQSLGLKLHMVEARNRDELGDAFTKARRAHAEAFIALSDPVFTAQRGRIVELAATNRLPAIYDGREFVEAGGLMAYAASLPDQFRRAALYVDKILKGAKPADLPVEQPTRFELVINLKTAKALGLTIPPSVLQQADETLQ; via the coding sequence ATGTCGAGGGCCGCCCGGCTGATCCTCGCCAGCCTCGCCGTCGGCCTGCTCGCCGCGCCGCTGGCCGCGCCGATCGCCGCCACGTCCCCGCCCGGCGGCAAGCTGCCGACCATCGGGGTCTTGCGGCCGGGCCTGCCGCTCGACCCCTACCTGCAGTTCTTCCGGCAGGGGCTGCGGGACCTCGGGTACGTCGAGGGCCGCACCATTGCCATCGAGTATCGGTGGGCGCATCAGCGGGTGGATCAGCTGCCCAGCCTGGCGGCGGACCTGGTGCAGCGCCGCGTGGACCTCATCATGGTCGCGGGGACGACCGCCACCCGGGCCGTCCAGCGCGCGACGGGCACCGTCCCCATCGTGATGGCCGCCGTCGGTGACCCGGTGGCGAGCCGGTTCGTGGTGAGCCTCGCCCGGCCGGGGGGGAACATCACGGGCGTGACGCTCTTCCAGCCGGGGCTGGGCGGGAAGCGGCTGACGCTGCTCAAGCAGGCCGTGCCGTCGATCACCCAGGTGGCCGTCCTCCGCAATCCGAGCAGCACGAGCGAATCCACTCCCCTGTGGACCGAGACCAGGGCGGCCGCCCAGTCGCTGGGCCTGAAGCTTCACATGGTGGAAGCGCGGAACCGGGACGAGCTGGGCGACGCCTTCACGAAGGCGCGCCGGGCGCATGCCGAGGCGTTCATCGCGCTGTCGGACCCCGTGTTCACGGCGCAGCGTGGACGGATCGTCGAGCTCGCGGCCACCAACCGTCTGCCCGCCATCTATGACGGACGAGAGTTCGTGGAGGCGGGAGGCCTCATGGCGTACGCGGCCAGCCTCCCCGACCAGTTTCGGCGGGCGGCCCTGTACGTGGACAAGATCCTCAAGGGCGCCAAGCCGGCCGACCTCCCCGTGGAGCAACCCACCCGCTTCGAGCTGGTCATCAACCTCAAGACCGCCAAGGCCCTGGGGCTGACGATCCCGCCGTCCGTGCTGCAGCAGGCGGACGAGACCCTCCAGTGA
- a CDS encoding ABC transporter substrate-binding protein: MRGRPTLPLSLGLAILVAALAAFGVTARGQTPKRGGILNAMLAEDPPGFSIHESATISGVWPVMPCYSNLVLFDPLKPQETADTVLPELAERWSWQDNYRNLVFFLRKSVRWHDGHPFTSRDVKYTFDVVREAADAPAKLRLNPRKDWYANVEAIETPDPHTVVFRLKRPQPSLLLMLAAGYSPVYPAHLPPADLRFRCVGTGPFRLKEYVRGQLIELERNPDYFMPGRPYLDGIRYPIITERGTRLAALQAGRLDVAMPLEMTRTMAETAKMTAPSLVVTETGQIGTDNVIMHHKKPPFDDVRVRRAISLAMDRQAFVQGVRHGGAVVGAALMPPPFGVWGLLDKELRGLPGYRAAGQDKAEAKRLLASAGFGPGKPLRVELVTRAFAIYVDVAAFVVDQLRLVGVEATVKQIESSAWFPALARRDYLIGANLTAAAIDDPDVYFYENYKCGTSRNYTDYCSEEVDRLIDLQSQELDRDKRRTLVWEIQKRLEADVARPMLGWRNEYFTQWPYVRNLVPHHSLYNYGRMQEVWMDR, encoded by the coding sequence ATGAGAGGACGCCCGACGCTGCCGCTGTCCCTGGGCCTCGCGATCCTCGTCGCCGCGCTGGCGGCGTTCGGGGTCACGGCTCGAGGCCAGACCCCGAAGCGCGGGGGGATTCTCAACGCCATGCTCGCCGAAGACCCGCCGGGCTTCTCGATCCACGAGTCGGCCACGATCTCCGGCGTCTGGCCGGTGATGCCGTGCTACTCGAACCTGGTCCTCTTCGACCCGCTCAAGCCCCAGGAGACCGCGGACACGGTGCTGCCCGAGCTGGCGGAGCGGTGGTCCTGGCAGGACAACTATCGGAACCTCGTCTTCTTCCTCCGCAAGAGCGTGCGGTGGCACGACGGCCACCCGTTCACGTCGAGGGACGTCAAGTACACCTTCGACGTCGTCCGCGAGGCGGCCGACGCGCCCGCCAAGCTCCGGCTGAACCCGCGGAAGGACTGGTACGCGAACGTGGAGGCGATCGAGACGCCCGACCCTCACACGGTCGTCTTCCGGCTCAAGCGGCCCCAGCCCTCGCTCCTGCTCATGCTGGCCGCGGGCTACTCGCCGGTCTACCCGGCCCACCTTCCCCCCGCCGATCTGCGCTTCCGCTGCGTGGGCACCGGGCCCTTCCGGCTCAAGGAGTACGTCCGCGGCCAGCTGATCGAGCTGGAGCGCAACCCCGACTACTTCATGCCGGGCCGGCCGTACCTCGACGGGATCCGCTACCCCATCATCACCGAGCGGGGCACCCGGCTGGCGGCGCTCCAGGCCGGGCGCCTCGACGTGGCCATGCCGCTGGAGATGACCCGGACCATGGCGGAGACGGCGAAGATGACCGCGCCGTCGCTGGTGGTCACCGAGACCGGGCAGATCGGAACCGACAACGTGATCATGCACCACAAGAAGCCGCCCTTCGACGACGTGCGGGTGCGCCGCGCGATCAGCCTCGCGATGGACCGCCAGGCCTTCGTCCAGGGCGTCCGCCACGGCGGCGCGGTCGTAGGGGCCGCCCTGATGCCGCCGCCCTTCGGGGTCTGGGGCCTCCTCGACAAGGAGCTGCGCGGGCTGCCGGGCTACCGCGCCGCCGGCCAGGACAAGGCCGAGGCCAAGCGGCTCCTGGCCTCGGCGGGCTTCGGTCCCGGCAAGCCGCTCCGCGTGGAGCTGGTCACCCGGGCGTTCGCGATCTACGTGGACGTGGCCGCGTTCGTCGTGGACCAGCTTCGGCTGGTGGGCGTGGAGGCGACGGTCAAGCAGATCGAGTCGAGCGCGTGGTTCCCGGCGCTCGCCCGGCGCGATTACCTGATCGGCGCCAACCTCACCGCGGCCGCCATCGACGATCCCGACGTGTATTTCTACGAGAACTACAAGTGCGGCACCTCACGCAACTACACCGACTACTGCAGCGAGGAGGTGGACCGGCTGATCGACCTCCAGTCTCAGGAGCTGGACCGCGACAAGCGGCGCACGCTCGTGTGGGAGATCCAGAAGAGGCTCGAGGCCGACGTGGCGCGGCCGATGCTCGGCTGGCGGAACGAGTACTTCACCCAGTGGCCCTACGTCCGGAACCTCGTCCCGCACCACTCGCTCTACAACTACGGGCGGATGCAGGAGGTGTGGATGGACCGGTGA
- a CDS encoding TauD/TfdA family dioxygenase has protein sequence MTPRTPVSGPCAWRGEEMARSTRWVRTLDRDALDEIDAALRQARSRGLAWPETTRERFPLPTLDRVLAEIARELEDGCGLINLRGLPVARYTPAELRQIWFGLGSHLGRPVFQNRRGELMREIRDEGRSVGERYGQIPAGEGGSGTVLSSYARTLSNGPLRFHTDRCDVVGLLCVGQARQGGISKLCSSVAVHDEMLRHRPDLAAVLYQDVYRSRFGEEAERPDVVYPLPIFGVRDGKFTSHYSLTFIEVAQMVPGVPPLSGAQQEAIELLMALTEELSFEMRFEPGDMQLLNNHVIYHARTAFADDAETGNVRLLYRLWLSMPNSRALPVGHEVLWGSTEPGALRGGIGQVAAP, from the coding sequence ATGACACCCCGGACCCCCGTCTCTGGCCCCTGTGCCTGGCGCGGCGAGGAGATGGCGCGCTCGACGCGCTGGGTCCGCACGCTCGATCGCGACGCGCTCGACGAGATCGACGCCGCGCTCCGCCAGGCTCGATCGCGCGGTCTGGCCTGGCCCGAGACGACCCGCGAGCGCTTTCCCCTCCCGACGCTGGACAGGGTGCTGGCCGAGATCGCCCGCGAGCTGGAGGACGGCTGCGGCCTGATCAACCTGCGCGGCCTGCCGGTCGCGCGCTACACGCCCGCCGAGCTGCGCCAGATCTGGTTCGGGCTCGGCAGCCACCTCGGCCGGCCCGTGTTCCAGAACCGGCGCGGCGAGCTCATGCGCGAGATCCGCGACGAGGGACGCAGCGTGGGGGAGCGCTACGGGCAGATCCCGGCCGGGGAGGGCGGGTCGGGCACCGTGCTCTCGTCCTACGCGCGCACGCTCTCGAACGGGCCGCTCCGCTTCCACACCGACCGCTGTGACGTGGTCGGCCTCCTCTGTGTCGGTCAGGCGCGCCAGGGCGGGATCAGCAAGCTCTGCAGCTCCGTCGCGGTGCACGACGAGATGCTCCGACACCGGCCGGATCTCGCCGCGGTCCTGTACCAGGACGTCTATCGCAGTCGCTTCGGCGAGGAGGCGGAACGCCCCGACGTCGTGTACCCACTTCCTATCTTCGGCGTGCGCGACGGCAAGTTCACGAGCCACTACTCGCTCACCTTCATCGAGGTGGCTCAGATGGTGCCGGGGGTGCCGCCGCTCAGCGGCGCCCAGCAGGAGGCGATCGAGCTGCTCATGGCGCTCACCGAGGAGCTGTCCTTCGAGATGCGGTTCGAGCCGGGCGACATGCAGCTCCTCAACAACCACGTCATCTATCACGCCCGCACCGCCTTCGCGGACGACGCGGAGACGGGCAACGTGCGGCTGCTCTACCGGCTCTGGCTGTCGATGCCGAACAGCCGGGCGCTGCCGGTGGGGCACGAGGTGCTGTGGGGCAGCACCGAGCCCGGGGCACTGCGGGGCGGGATCGGCCAGGTCGCGGCGCCGTGA
- a CDS encoding phosphatase PAP2 family protein: protein MRCDVPQAMFLGLVALLALGGTWSALDRRSQAAAWVRQTWRRLGARQLVASAVAAIAFVAICEDVVFREDDEIVLRLDSVVQQAAHLVAPSAAIRNLASFLSRLTGEGMLATVATAAACLVAVGRRRDGLVILFGTASAWILSAGLKMAFGVVRPGSHQTWYEITGYGFPSAHTLVAVVGYGLLAVALGRNARPAVRAALYAGALVFAALTGAARLVLDVHWLSDVAAGFAIGVVWLNLVRLVAVAGRSDVGAGLGL, encoded by the coding sequence GTGCGGTGCGACGTCCCGCAGGCGATGTTCCTCGGGCTCGTCGCGTTGCTCGCCCTCGGCGGGACCTGGAGCGCGCTGGATCGCCGCTCGCAAGCCGCCGCCTGGGTGCGGCAGACGTGGCGGCGCCTGGGCGCCCGGCAGCTCGTCGCGAGCGCCGTCGCCGCCATCGCGTTCGTCGCGATCTGCGAAGACGTCGTGTTTCGAGAGGACGACGAGATCGTGCTGCGGCTCGACTCCGTCGTCCAGCAGGCGGCCCACCTCGTCGCTCCGTCGGCGGCGATCCGGAACCTCGCGTCGTTTCTGAGCCGGTTGACCGGTGAAGGGATGCTGGCGACCGTCGCCACCGCGGCCGCCTGTCTGGTCGCGGTCGGGCGCCGGCGCGACGGGCTTGTGATCCTCTTCGGTACGGCCTCGGCCTGGATCCTGTCGGCCGGGCTCAAGATGGCCTTTGGCGTCGTCCGGCCCGGAAGCCACCAGACGTGGTACGAGATCACGGGGTACGGCTTCCCGAGCGCTCACACCCTGGTCGCCGTGGTGGGCTACGGTCTGCTGGCGGTGGCATTGGGACGGAATGCGCGGCCCGCCGTCCGCGCCGCGCTGTATGCGGGGGCACTCGTCTTCGCGGCCTTGACCGGCGCCGCCCGCCTGGTCCTGGACGTTCACTGGCTGAGCGATGTCGCGGCAGGATTCGCGATCGGCGTCGTGTGGCTCAACCTCGTGCGGCTGGTGGCGGTCGCCGGACGGAGCGACGTGGGCGCCGGGCTCGGCCTGTGA